A window of the Cicer arietinum cultivar CDC Frontier isolate Library 1 chromosome 6, Cicar.CDCFrontier_v2.0, whole genome shotgun sequence genome harbors these coding sequences:
- the LOC101507494 gene encoding uncharacterized protein produces MRRSANKKTGQSNSIPSVNSSAADLFRSASSKASSKELERIDSLFYAYANGSSGSIDPEGIEALCADMEVDHTDLRILMLAWKMKAEEQGYFTLDEWRRGLKALRADTVSKLKKALPDLEKEVRRPSNFADFYSYAFQYCLTEEKQKSIDIESICELLTLVLSSTFPAQVSLFVEYLKNQNDYKVVNMDQWMGFFRFCNEISFPSLDNYDPELAWPLILDNFVEWLREKQK; encoded by the exons ATGCGACGCTCTGCAAACAAGAAAACGGGTCAATCCAATTCCATTCCTTCCGTCAATTCCTCCGCAGCGGATCTCTTCCGCTCCG CTTCTAGTAAAGCAAGCTCAAAGGAATTGGAACGGATCGATAGTCTATTTTATGCATATGCCAATGGATCTTCTGGGTCGATTGA CCCAGAAGGAATTGAAGCACTTTGTGCTGATATGGAGGTGGACCATACTGATTTGAGGATTCTGATGCTTGCGTG GAAAATGAAAGCTGAGGAGCAAGGATATTTTACCTTG GATGAATGGAGAAGAGGCTTAAAAGCACTAAGGGCTGATACAGTAAGTAAATTGAAGAAGGCACTTCCGGACCTAGAAAAGGAG GTCAGGAGGCCATCAAATTTTGCAGATTTCTATTCTTATGCTTTCCAATATTGTCTAACGG AGGAGAAACAGAAAAGCATTGATATAGAGAGCATTTGTGAATTACTTACTCTTGTTTTGAGTTCAACATTTCCAGCCCAAGTCAGCTTATTTGTGGAATATTTGAAG AATCAAAATGATTACAAGGTCGTAAACATGGATCAGTGGATGGGATTTTTCCGGTTTTGCAACGAG aTAAGTTTTCCGTCGCTTGATAACTATGATCCCGAACTTGCGTGGCCCTTAATTCTGGATAATTTCGTTGAATGGTTgcgagaaaaacaaaaataa